A genomic segment from Leptolyngbya boryana PCC 6306 encodes:
- a CDS encoding tape measure protein, with the protein MSTSVGSLFLELGLDSTSYQQKLQEAHRMTQQMGLQMQSNLNLKPQIDTRGLQTLSDSAKSAQKSAQTVLDNNPLKVKADTQEIEQFKKSIENSFNNLSKPKIHLAATTDDRKLTELNKHLNLKDQHVKQIQRSWDANPLTPKTDLSHLNAAQSQVASFRRDVQGLNDDLAKIKSSLNQTFKLAIDDSDLRKIEERIGNIKAQKIKVDASIFEPKERSTKPKEQVIKVRQDTSLLGGLKTGFIEGIGQSFALRVGSGMVAGVEKNLGINLKKIGDSFGVRYSELARNISENFVKSIGLSDGSKALTSEFNAVLKKWEDLSEVSATAIGTTLKQAITGNFAEAKKEIIALSKEIAALGIDSGFAPVRVRKREVAKGAAKEVLNRQGSINVDRNDAIDNAQSITIATGGLNFSPGGKENTNFIRDLLKPVLPNSYIVGVANPATNDPEGFATQFDDFIKKLFAGLGREIGDLDVKNIGKLAEMAIVKGINPDAITMAATAYAYKQAYPEKGINLVGTSGGGHVAADAVHLLELLGLDTKGLGITTPFAGLANVTDPKKFRAQIGTADPIYQRMFGMGIFKPGDVQDVYPGVGLGHLLPKFLAEESVQKDIQAFLGDRIGSINPDVTGKKGYSNMLGFYTKKASDSANIRDAIAQSQGMQGESWFYKPEDSFSRLQDLQGYIGAIRDVSKKAKGSVKQEAEDYVQFLEEFYVELEKHFASDRQYLPDLSKAKQYYPEAVQAQSERPIYTDKSMSAALQDYRYRGKTQAELGNFRRSISAMRGDSVDGYSYFQKEAGTQSHIQGLSSYLSDLSKNASSGQGTIVQSQQKFVSSLAKLIEQYHEVGLDPNSWEIDSLEAQLNELESALKQPFNPKLDIDQVAIAKAKIEKSTTEFASRTKSVFRRVVEATKDAANAGGLALLNQKIASIEAFKDDTGASPQVAQFSDLSWRGYGAIARQDAGKVLEFLQGTVGKGYGALKGVENFALNALPFGQTAKTGLQQIALPAIAFNMATHALPGGGVMAEGATNAMSHALQLPFGAMGDAITTAVNSSMGEAIAHIPVIGSKLAPALQAGITNLIEGAVQNLASGAASIATPVVGGQAMLAPAKIAGEAIIGDQSAIVAATQQKMGVLKAGIDQAQRMMSARPNRSQLFVSGIEQDLKQIGAQIDQGIATLAPIQRTSTIEGNQLAQLKGQVAQQEKKLNQLVNGLKEMFAHPQQTMRSSVQGDIIDAEIIDVTPMKSAMPLPSSKDMIEQAQKNAIAQLKKLRQVFAEQTKLATSGSPESAAVASELQAAIAQSRKEIDSVMSAIGKNASKPLKEAARQARAQITRTETAVNKAGSQKDGNDIGVNIASGMNAGLAQGIAGVQSAAERLARAAIDSAEDELEIKSPSRVFVRIGQMAVAGLEKGLDAIGQIGVGQQLAPIMQEVKDILSGLAPEAAKVAGLVQKAIGMIPAPIRGAIGAFLGFQALSFVFPFLADFAAQSAQTALEVQNLERSLLFTEGGIDKGIAKLKQINDEANQLGTNAAKAAEGYSRIASAAKDTPLEGVGANQFYEGLQTAAIASNANAQRQELVNLAGAQMVQKGTLSQEELRQQLAENMQGVNVSAVLARSMNVDVPKLNKMIEQGLVTSDVLPKFGQQLQAELAIPAEEASKSAQASFNRLDNSIMQVQTTVGKGILPAQAFGAEAIAKTLSAVNNNANTLMSSIAALSIMLGVTLVKALWTVINQFVMLPSLSVMASNAFRAMGSSIGTAAASIGTFALRFTLLTAAIMAAAEAMSVFQDQSGQLRTSTDTAKKSLDALQEKLRGKADVDVSRDIMGFNQQKKNAAYDQYVQNEKNPFLQGWARFNQALSNTTGQLDLGMQWQRFKQNKGEKDKTRSIEELQNLTPTALKESQSLRGSADIQRLKQIDKQLEEIQLKQRALRSTNPDDIQGLNTLKRQEEALRQGSESLLEKKATAQKNTAVFIESLKSHIEELDKDPKFIKKVEELKKLLKEAEQEQQNFNRTFESSATRLERFAKAWDSTIARMKDASAELQNQENLANTAINNAQASGQLTPGQAQFGKTTAGQDRMRADAAQTKAKIADLESQLQKLDATKVLGQYNLSKAGAQELTIQAGKAPEGSQERKVFESTAQLKELQQQAIRMDSELSASIAQVGEELYNSNKAIADYYRSIQRQVEDINSTIKSREIEIRSLGLKDRLNKALNGMQASFVDDLLGALFESLDVANKQAQNVADAVRERTANLRSLEDTTLQGQDLARGLPMGGSSGDSGGAIASGLFTAPTARNGGSAEYHIDTKFHKSMSDATRIAIMDGLAQAYEAQGKKIEFSNAAVAGEIYDYRDPKRGELLKRAQSAHSHSQYSEWDSIDYYIPNKNDNRFGKSAENAQIMLPTMPGGKVEYGSGGNYGNYALVYDSKGNLVLKTGHGDDGRSLPQSRSFSSVAQSRPQATGRSPISAVGGFDANRINTSVSILQQQGLTPLAAAYLTGSFMQESGGSGWEKADRGTHRGIMQWEKGVRDRGLPSDFAGQVKYAVQEANQDSPHHVATLKNPNATPEQVKKAIEGFTRWGAGEEKSRFKYGDEIFAQLRQGRGGAIAGMSPVDLSGIQGSLSNATGANNASIEQLTTAKNNNLQTTADLNRSKALLSATEGARDRFTASRQAYENALNNRRGLGISSVESKLQQDIEDIERNTRDTIEEAQKRLRQYQTDLNKLDKAESALKELHSLKGITSEQFKIESDQIAEARKKINEAVQFDEKAIAQAEQNRKDIVLDLRQKAEYEIAKRTQVIQKQFDDQTLERFRLTAEAAERMRDPMKAIDINSEAQRFEVESSIQPAILEQEEFGRQNKLSREQVEKLIANVKELAALRLEKITYEARKLREELEASSRQEVFNSFSNLAEAQIQSLQILGLDTFAKDIQRERSLVEARMQYASEMKRLNETPMLPDERKIAQSNVDRTLSVKIDNIKRQYSVLNEVISQNRGAFEGFFSGILSGTDSIGSAFTKMIQSIAGNLANLASKYLTDELIGLITGKSRKANEQDAKGMFEPISPTKTYDQQGRELAIAATDAGTNFKGLTEQAGQIIIDAGNRFAEAIAQSQIGMEQSNLADVIDRKFSLTNLEGFNSPIDFLNADSYGFGNAKVSGWSGNVSSNDDMRFTKILSSQAISSIGKDSQDLFTTAENSSFAIAENFKVASDMIASAGTKTSDNLLSGLNQGLPGVIQGIVGLFGGGGKKGGGGFLGILNSVLGIAGGLFGGGGGAAMPDIATPVLNLVPNFAKGGFASDNRPFINGELFKDGKNPIAQAVRREGNGAFVGVINKDEYILNGMETQMFFALGFDKIVKGRVPNFRNGSSGSIGMGAAAKFSSGQQISITVPVSVSDNSSVDPQKLGESIRGAVQNEIARQQRPGGQLY; encoded by the coding sequence ATGTCTACTTCAGTCGGCTCCCTATTTCTAGAACTTGGGCTTGATTCGACGAGCTATCAGCAGAAGCTGCAAGAAGCTCATCGGATGACGCAACAAATGGGCTTGCAGATGCAAAGTAATTTGAATCTCAAACCGCAAATTGATACGCGCGGGTTGCAAACTTTGAGTGATTCTGCGAAGTCTGCTCAGAAGTCAGCTCAAACAGTTTTAGATAACAATCCCTTGAAAGTTAAGGCGGACACTCAAGAGATTGAGCAATTTAAGAAGTCGATCGAGAATAGTTTTAATAACCTCAGCAAGCCAAAAATTCACTTAGCTGCAACGACAGATGATCGAAAACTAACCGAGTTAAACAAGCACCTTAATCTCAAAGATCAGCACGTTAAGCAGATTCAGAGATCGTGGGATGCTAATCCGTTAACGCCTAAGACGGATTTATCCCACTTGAATGCGGCTCAGTCTCAGGTTGCATCATTCCGCAGAGACGTACAGGGGCTAAACGACGATTTAGCCAAGATTAAGTCATCTCTAAATCAGACATTCAAACTAGCAATTGATGATTCTGATTTGCGAAAAATCGAAGAGCGCATCGGAAATATCAAGGCTCAGAAGATCAAAGTCGATGCTTCTATCTTTGAACCAAAAGAGCGATCGACAAAACCAAAAGAGCAAGTCATTAAAGTTCGCCAAGACACAAGCTTGCTTGGTGGCTTGAAAACTGGATTTATTGAAGGTATCGGGCAATCATTTGCGCTGCGAGTCGGTAGCGGGATGGTTGCGGGTGTTGAAAAGAATTTAGGTATCAATCTCAAGAAAATAGGCGACAGCTTTGGTGTTCGGTACAGTGAGCTGGCGCGCAACATCAGCGAGAATTTTGTTAAATCGATCGGCTTAAGCGATGGGTCAAAAGCCCTGACATCAGAATTCAACGCTGTCCTTAAAAAGTGGGAAGACTTGTCTGAAGTAAGCGCAACCGCGATCGGGACGACATTAAAGCAAGCAATCACGGGCAATTTTGCAGAAGCCAAGAAAGAAATTATTGCTCTGTCTAAAGAGATTGCGGCATTAGGGATTGATTCAGGCTTTGCCCCCGTCCGAGTTCGGAAGCGTGAAGTTGCTAAGGGCGCAGCAAAAGAGGTCTTGAATCGGCAGGGTTCAATCAATGTCGATCGCAATGACGCAATTGATAATGCTCAGTCCATTACGATCGCTACAGGCGGATTAAACTTCTCACCGGGCGGGAAAGAGAATACTAATTTCATCCGAGATTTACTCAAACCAGTACTGCCAAACTCTTATATCGTCGGTGTTGCTAATCCCGCGACGAATGACCCTGAAGGATTTGCGACACAGTTTGATGACTTCATCAAAAAACTGTTTGCCGGGTTAGGACGAGAAATTGGTGATTTAGATGTAAAAAACATCGGGAAGCTGGCAGAGATGGCGATCGTCAAAGGGATTAACCCAGATGCGATCACGATGGCTGCAACAGCCTACGCCTACAAGCAAGCTTACCCAGAAAAAGGGATCAACCTAGTCGGTACGTCAGGCGGTGGGCACGTTGCGGCAGATGCCGTCCATTTGCTTGAGTTGCTAGGACTTGACACGAAAGGGTTAGGGATTACAACGCCGTTTGCAGGACTGGCAAACGTTACTGATCCAAAGAAATTCCGCGCTCAGATTGGGACAGCAGACCCAATCTATCAGCGAATGTTTGGAATGGGGATTTTCAAGCCCGGAGACGTGCAAGACGTTTATCCAGGTGTCGGTCTGGGTCATTTACTGCCTAAATTCTTGGCAGAAGAATCTGTCCAGAAAGACATTCAGGCATTCTTAGGCGATCGCATCGGATCAATTAACCCTGATGTCACCGGAAAAAAAGGCTATAGCAATATGCTTGGCTTCTATACCAAGAAAGCCTCGGATTCTGCCAATATCCGAGACGCGATCGCTCAGTCTCAGGGAATGCAGGGTGAGTCATGGTTCTACAAGCCAGAAGATTCATTTTCAAGACTGCAAGATTTGCAAGGATATATCGGTGCAATCCGGGATGTTAGTAAGAAGGCGAAAGGTTCTGTTAAGCAAGAGGCAGAAGATTACGTTCAATTCCTAGAAGAGTTTTACGTTGAATTAGAGAAGCATTTCGCAAGCGATCGCCAGTACTTACCCGATTTATCAAAGGCGAAGCAATACTATCCAGAAGCGGTGCAAGCGCAATCGGAGCGACCGATTTACACAGATAAATCGATGAGCGCTGCGCTGCAAGATTATCGATATCGCGGCAAAACTCAGGCTGAATTAGGTAATTTCAGGCGCTCTATTTCTGCGATGCGGGGTGATTCTGTCGATGGATATAGCTATTTCCAGAAAGAAGCGGGAACTCAAAGCCACATTCAAGGATTGTCGAGCTACTTAAGCGATTTGTCGAAGAACGCTTCTAGTGGGCAAGGGACGATCGTTCAATCTCAGCAGAAATTCGTTTCAAGTCTCGCAAAATTAATCGAGCAGTATCACGAAGTCGGGTTAGATCCGAATTCATGGGAGATCGATAGTTTAGAGGCTCAATTAAATGAGCTTGAATCGGCGCTGAAGCAACCGTTTAATCCAAAACTTGACATCGATCAAGTAGCGATCGCTAAAGCCAAAATCGAAAAGTCTACAACTGAGTTTGCATCTCGAACAAAGTCGGTTTTCAGGCGAGTTGTGGAAGCAACGAAAGACGCGGCAAACGCGGGCGGGTTGGCTTTGCTAAATCAGAAGATCGCATCAATCGAGGCTTTCAAGGACGATACTGGCGCAAGCCCTCAAGTTGCACAATTCAGTGATTTGTCATGGCGTGGATATGGAGCGATCGCTCGTCAAGACGCGGGCAAGGTCTTAGAATTCTTGCAAGGTACGGTTGGGAAAGGATACGGAGCGTTAAAAGGCGTTGAGAATTTTGCTCTAAATGCTCTGCCGTTTGGTCAGACCGCAAAAACAGGATTGCAGCAGATTGCGCTACCAGCGATCGCTTTTAATATGGCAACTCACGCTCTACCCGGTGGTGGAGTGATGGCAGAAGGTGCAACAAACGCAATGAGTCATGCGCTGCAATTGCCGTTTGGAGCGATGGGAGACGCGATTACAACCGCTGTTAATAGCTCAATGGGAGAAGCGATCGCCCATATTCCAGTAATCGGGTCAAAGCTGGCTCCTGCATTGCAAGCGGGAATCACTAACTTGATTGAAGGTGCTGTTCAAAACCTTGCAAGTGGGGCAGCAAGCATTGCCACTCCGGTAGTTGGCGGACAGGCAATGCTTGCTCCCGCAAAAATTGCAGGGGAGGCAATCATCGGAGATCAGTCTGCGATCGTTGCGGCAACTCAGCAGAAAATGGGTGTTCTAAAAGCCGGGATTGACCAGGCTCAAAGAATGATGTCCGCGCGTCCTAATCGTTCTCAGCTATTTGTGTCAGGCATTGAGCAAGATCTCAAGCAGATCGGCGCTCAAATTGATCAAGGTATTGCAACACTAGCCCCAATTCAGAGAACTAGCACGATCGAGGGAAATCAGCTTGCTCAACTAAAAGGACAAGTTGCACAGCAAGAGAAAAAGCTCAATCAGCTTGTGAACGGATTAAAAGAGATGTTTGCTCATCCGCAGCAGACAATGAGATCGTCCGTTCAAGGCGACATTATTGACGCTGAAATCATTGACGTTACTCCGATGAAGTCAGCAATGCCGTTGCCTTCATCAAAAGACATGATTGAGCAAGCGCAGAAAAACGCGATCGCTCAACTCAAAAAACTGCGTCAAGTCTTTGCAGAGCAAACGAAACTCGCGACTTCTGGTAGTCCCGAATCTGCGGCAGTTGCGTCGGAATTGCAAGCAGCGATCGCTCAGTCTCGGAAAGAGATTGACTCTGTAATGAGCGCGATCGGTAAAAACGCATCGAAACCATTGAAAGAAGCGGCACGGCAAGCTAGAGCGCAAATTACCCGCACTGAAACCGCTGTAAATAAAGCCGGATCTCAAAAGGATGGAAACGATATCGGGGTCAATATTGCGTCTGGTATGAATGCCGGATTAGCTCAGGGGATTGCTGGTGTGCAATCTGCTGCTGAGAGATTAGCTAGAGCAGCGATCGACAGCGCAGAAGACGAGCTTGAAATTAAATCACCGTCTCGCGTATTCGTCCGAATTGGGCAAATGGCGGTAGCGGGTTTAGAAAAGGGATTAGATGCGATCGGACAGATTGGTGTAGGGCAACAGCTTGCGCCGATTATGCAAGAGGTTAAAGACATTCTGAGCGGACTTGCCCCAGAAGCAGCTAAAGTTGCGGGCTTAGTTCAGAAAGCAATTGGAATGATTCCGGCTCCAATTCGTGGCGCGATCGGAGCGTTCTTAGGATTTCAAGCTCTCTCTTTTGTCTTCCCATTTTTAGCGGACTTTGCCGCTCAATCCGCGCAGACTGCATTAGAGGTTCAGAATTTAGAGCGATCGCTCTTATTCACTGAAGGAGGAATTGATAAAGGGATTGCCAAACTCAAGCAAATTAACGACGAAGCAAATCAACTCGGTACAAATGCAGCAAAAGCCGCAGAAGGTTATTCGCGAATTGCGTCAGCGGCAAAAGACACCCCGCTAGAAGGAGTAGGGGCGAATCAGTTTTATGAAGGCTTACAGACAGCAGCGATCGCTTCTAATGCCAACGCTCAAAGGCAAGAATTAGTCAATCTTGCCGGGGCGCAGATGGTTCAAAAGGGCACTTTGAGCCAAGAAGAATTACGCCAGCAATTAGCTGAGAACATGCAAGGCGTGAATGTCTCGGCAGTGTTAGCACGATCGATGAATGTGGACGTACCCAAACTCAACAAGATGATTGAGCAAGGTTTGGTCACTTCTGATGTTCTCCCTAAATTTGGTCAACAATTACAAGCTGAATTAGCAATCCCGGCAGAAGAAGCCAGTAAATCAGCACAGGCATCGTTTAACCGACTTGATAATTCGATCATGCAAGTTCAAACGACAGTAGGAAAAGGAATTCTTCCTGCTCAAGCGTTTGGGGCGGAAGCGATCGCTAAAACATTAAGCGCCGTTAATAACAATGCAAATACTTTGATGTCATCGATCGCCGCATTGTCGATCATGCTCGGTGTGACATTAGTGAAAGCGCTTTGGACGGTTATCAATCAGTTTGTAATGCTTCCAAGCCTAAGCGTGATGGCTTCTAATGCGTTCCGTGCGATGGGATCGTCAATTGGGACAGCAGCAGCGTCGATCGGAACATTTGCGTTGAGATTTACTCTTCTGACTGCGGCGATCATGGCAGCAGCAGAGGCAATGTCGGTTTTCCAAGATCAGTCTGGACAACTCAGAACATCAACGGATACAGCTAAAAAATCGCTAGACGCATTGCAAGAAAAGCTTCGCGGGAAGGCAGATGTTGATGTCTCTCGCGACATAATGGGCTTCAACCAACAGAAGAAAAACGCTGCGTATGATCAGTATGTTCAAAATGAAAAGAATCCATTCTTGCAAGGATGGGCAAGATTCAACCAAGCATTAAGCAATACGACCGGGCAGCTTGATCTTGGTATGCAGTGGCAACGATTCAAGCAAAACAAAGGCGAAAAAGATAAAACCCGCTCGATCGAGGAACTGCAAAACCTTACCCCTACCGCATTAAAAGAATCTCAATCACTGCGCGGTAGTGCAGATATACAGCGATTGAAGCAAATCGATAAACAGCTTGAGGAAATTCAGCTTAAGCAACGCGCATTGCGATCGACGAACCCCGATGACATCCAAGGATTGAACACACTGAAGCGGCAAGAGGAAGCTTTACGGCAAGGCTCAGAATCTCTGCTTGAGAAGAAAGCGACTGCCCAGAAAAATACAGCCGTATTTATCGAAAGCCTGAAATCCCACATTGAAGAGTTAGATAAAGATCCAAAATTCATCAAAAAAGTCGAGGAACTGAAAAAACTCCTCAAGGAAGCAGAGCAAGAGCAGCAGAATTTTAACCGCACGTTTGAATCTAGTGCGACTCGTTTAGAGCGATTTGCTAAAGCGTGGGATTCAACGATCGCCCGCATGAAAGACGCATCGGCTGAATTGCAGAATCAAGAAAATCTTGCAAACACTGCGATCAACAATGCTCAAGCATCTGGGCAGCTTACGCCGGGGCAAGCCCAATTCGGGAAAACGACCGCAGGACAAGATCGGATGCGGGCGGACGCTGCACAAACAAAAGCAAAAATTGCTGATCTAGAATCGCAACTTCAAAAGCTGGATGCAACCAAAGTTCTAGGGCAGTACAACTTATCCAAGGCTGGAGCGCAAGAATTAACAATTCAAGCCGGAAAAGCTCCTGAAGGATCGCAAGAACGCAAAGTATTCGAGAGTACCGCTCAACTCAAAGAATTGCAGCAGCAAGCAATCCGAATGGATTCTGAGTTAAGCGCGTCTATTGCTCAAGTCGGCGAGGAGTTATACAACTCGAATAAAGCGATCGCTGATTACTATCGCAGCATTCAACGGCAAGTTGAGGATATCAACAGCACAATCAAATCGAGAGAGATTGAAATCAGATCGTTAGGGCTAAAAGATCGATTGAATAAAGCCTTAAACGGTATGCAGGCATCATTTGTCGATGATCTGCTAGGTGCTCTTTTTGAATCACTAGACGTTGCGAATAAGCAGGCGCAGAATGTAGCCGACGCAGTTCGAGAAAGGACTGCCAATCTTCGCAGCCTGGAAGATACTACGTTGCAAGGTCAAGATTTGGCTCGTGGATTGCCGATGGGTGGCTCTAGTGGTGATTCAGGTGGAGCGATCGCTTCTGGTTTGTTTACGGCTCCGACTGCGCGGAATGGCGGATCAGCAGAATATCATATCGATACAAAATTCCATAAGTCTATGTCTGATGCAACTCGCATCGCCATCATGGATGGATTAGCGCAGGCTTATGAAGCGCAAGGGAAAAAGATTGAATTTTCTAATGCTGCTGTTGCGGGTGAAATTTACGATTATCGAGATCCGAAACGTGGCGAGTTGCTGAAGCGGGCGCAATCGGCTCATTCCCATTCCCAGTATTCAGAATGGGATTCGATCGACTATTACATCCCCAATAAAAACGATAATCGATTCGGCAAATCAGCCGAAAACGCTCAAATCATGCTTCCGACGATGCCCGGAGGTAAGGTCGAATACGGTTCAGGCGGAAACTATGGCAATTACGCTCTGGTTTACGACTCGAAAGGTAATCTTGTACTAAAAACTGGGCACGGTGACGACGGGCGATCGCTCCCTCAGTCCAGATCGTTCAGTTCAGTCGCTCAGTCAAGACCGCAAGCAACCGGGCGATCGCCGATCAGTGCTGTCGGTGGATTTGATGCAAATCGGATCAACACATCAGTTTCGATTCTTCAGCAGCAAGGCTTAACGCCACTCGCGGCGGCATACTTGACAGGCTCATTTATGCAGGAGTCTGGCGGTTCTGGATGGGAAAAGGCAGACAGAGGAACCCATCGCGGGATTATGCAGTGGGAGAAAGGGGTGCGAGATCGCGGCTTACCTTCTGACTTTGCTGGACAAGTGAAATACGCCGTTCAGGAAGCGAATCAAGATTCTCCGCATCATGTTGCAACGCTAAAAAATCCCAACGCAACACCAGAACAAGTTAAAAAGGCGATCGAAGGATTTACACGATGGGGGGCGGGCGAAGAAAAATCGCGGTTCAAGTATGGCGATGAAATTTTTGCCCAATTGCGGCAAGGAAGAGGAGGAGCGATCGCCGGAATGTCTCCTGTCGATTTGAGCGGCATTCAAGGATCTCTCAGTAATGCAACCGGAGCGAACAACGCATCGATCGAGCAACTAACCACCGCGAAGAATAACAACCTGCAAACCACGGCAGATCTAAATCGAAGCAAAGCTCTCCTAAGTGCAACTGAGGGGGCTAGAGACAGGTTTACGGCATCTCGTCAGGCTTATGAAAACGCGCTGAACAATCGTCGCGGCTTGGGTATCTCGTCAGTCGAATCGAAACTCCAGCAAGACATTGAGGATATTGAACGCAATACGAGAGACACGATCGAGGAAGCTCAAAAACGATTACGGCAGTATCAAACGGATCTAAACAAATTAGATAAAGCAGAATCGGCACTGAAAGAACTTCACTCTCTAAAGGGGATCACGTCTGAACAGTTCAAGATCGAATCCGATCAGATTGCAGAAGCTAGGAAGAAAATCAATGAGGCAGTGCAGTTTGATGAGAAAGCGATCGCTCAAGCTGAACAAAACCGCAAAGACATCGTTTTGGATCTGCGGCAAAAGGCAGAGTATGAAATCGCTAAACGTACTCAAGTCATCCAGAAGCAATTTGACGATCAGACATTGGAACGTTTCAGATTGACGGCTGAAGCTGCTGAACGGATGCGAGATCCGATGAAAGCGATCGACATTAACTCAGAAGCTCAAAGATTTGAAGTTGAGTCATCAATTCAGCCTGCAATTCTTGAACAGGAAGAATTCGGGCGACAAAACAAATTGAGCCGAGAGCAGGTTGAAAAGCTCATTGCTAACGTGAAAGAGTTAGCTGCTCTACGTCTTGAGAAAATCACTTACGAGGCTAGAAAGCTGAGAGAAGAGTTAGAGGCTTCATCCCGTCAAGAAGTCTTCAATTCATTCAGCAATCTTGCAGAAGCTCAGATTCAATCGCTCCAAATCCTAGGACTAGACACATTCGCTAAAGACATTCAGCGAGAAAGATCCCTAGTAGAAGCGAGAATGCAGTATGCCTCTGAAATGAAGCGATTGAATGAAACGCCGATGTTACCGGATGAGCGCAAAATTGCTCAATCCAATGTCGATCGCACTCTCAGCGTAAAAATTGACAACATCAAACGCCAGTACAGCGTATTAAATGAGGTCATTAGCCAGAACAGAGGCGCGTTCGAGGGCTTCTTTAGTGGCATTCTTTCGGGTACAGATTCGATCGGCTCTGCATTTACTAAAATGATTCAATCGATCGCTGGAAATCTTGCAAACCTTGCAAGCAAATACCTGACAGACGAATTAATCGGATTGATCACCGGGAAGAGTCGCAAGGCAAATGAGCAAGATGCCAAGGGTATGTTTGAGCCTATCTCACCCACTAAGACATACGATCAGCAGGGGAGAGAGCTAGCGATCGCTGCCACCGACGCAGGCACAAACTTCAAAGGACTCACTGAACAAGCGGGGCAGATCATTATTGATGCGGGGAATCGATTTGCAGAAGCGATCGCTCAATCCCAAATCGGCATGGAACAAAGCAATCTAGCCGATGTTATCGATCGGAAGTTCTCTCTAACAAATCTGGAAGGGTTCAACTCACCGATTGATTTCCTGAATGCAGACTCATACGGCTTTGGGAATGCCAAGGTTTCTGGATGGAGCGGCAACGTTTCATCTAATGATGATATGCGATTCACTAAGATTCTCAGTTCTCAGGCGATTAGCTCGATCGGCAAGGATTCACAGGACTTGTTCACGACTGCTGAAAATTCGAGTTTCGCGATCGCTGAAAACTTTAAAGTTGCAAGCGACATGATCGCCAGCGCGGGAACCAAAACGAGTGACAATCTACTGAGTGGACTGAATCAAGGATTACCCGGTGTGATTCAAGGAATCGTCGGATTGTTCGGCGGCGGCGGCAAGAAGGGCGGCGGTGGGTTCCTTGGCATCCTGAATTCAGTTTTAGGCATCGCAGGCGGATTATTTGGTGGGGGCGGCGGGGCTGCAATGCCAGATATCGCAACTCCTGTCCTGAATCTAGTCCCCAACTTTGCTAAGGGCGGATTTGCGTCAGATAATCGTCCGTTTATAAACGGTGAATTATTCAAAGATGGTAAAAACCCGATCGCCCAGGCGGTTAGACGTGAAGGCAACGGCGCATTTGTTGGAGTTATCAACAAAGACGAGTACATCCTAAACGGGATGGAAACGCAGATGTTTTTTGCTCTGGGCTTCGACAAAATTGTTAAAGGTCGAGTTCCGAACTTCCGTAATGGGAGTAGCGGGTCGATCGGGATGGGCGCGGCTGCTAAATTCAGCTCTGGGCAGCAAATCTCGATCACTGTCCCTGTTTCTGTCAGCGACAATTCAAGCGTCGATCCTCAGAAGTTGGGTGAGTCGATTCGGGGTGCTGTGCAGAATGAAATCGCTCGTCAGCAAAGACCGGGCGGGCAGTTGTACTAG
- a CDS encoding response regulator — translation MNRIAIVDDNEAWCFALALRLQQLGYVVSSFTQPQNFLPQMDRFDVVLVDFSMPTPVYQGDMDGPEVISRVRQQLETPPILILISSFFAPDSLDQATELFPEADAVLSKQTESTELLAQIQQLLMRRI, via the coding sequence ATGAATCGCATTGCCATTGTGGATGACAACGAGGCTTGGTGTTTTGCTCTAGCCCTTCGATTACAACAGCTAGGCTATGTCGTGTCTTCCTTTACCCAGCCACAAAACTTCCTGCCCCAGATGGATCGATTTGACGTAGTGCTCGTGGATTTCTCGATGCCAACTCCGGTTTACCAAGGGGACATGGATGGTCCTGAAGTGATCTCTCGAGTACGCCAGCAATTAGAGACACCACCCATCCTAATCTTAATTTCGAGTTTTTTTGCACCAGACAGCCTTGATCAAGCCACAGAACTTTTTCCTGAAGCCGATGCTGTATTGAGTAAGCAGACTGAGTCTACTGAACTCCTTGCTCAGATTCAGCAGCTCCTGATGCGTCGAATCTAA